The genomic region CCCATCTCTTCTGAAGTCATCGTTTAAAAACTCCTCCGTTGATGCGAGCGCTTCTCCTCTTCGCCCGCATGTCAAAAGGGTAACACAGCTTTTCCCCGGTTACAGCCCCTAAGATGTAACCAGGCATATCTACACGTATTGCGGTGCAACATTTAGCGCCAGCGAGCTGTCGCAGTGCGGCACGAGATGACGATCATGCAGATCGTAAGCAGGGATAGGGCGCCTAACTTTCCGCAAAAATGACAAAGCAGCCCAGGACAGCGCCTACAGCGTCGCCACCGTCTTTAGCGCGCCATCGAGCGCGATACCGCTTTCGTCGAGCAGGGCTGCCTGTCTCAGGCGCTTCATCCAGGCGGCACCGTCCTCCCGATCTCGCAACAGCGGCAGCGCCGACATGACCCGGTCGAATTTCGACAGGCCACGGGCGTGTGTGTCGGAGTAGCCCTTGACGAGGCGCCGGTTGTTGAGCACCTCGACGGCCAGATCGTAGTTTGCAGCGAGCAGGCCGGTGGCGGTTGCAAGCCACGCGTCACGATGTGCCATCTCGCGGGAATGGCGCAATGTTCCCCGGCGTGTCCCGCGCAAAGCCGAGACGGCATAGAGGCTGAGGAACCAGAACATAGTTCCCGTTTGCACCCTTCGCCCCTTGTTGACGAAGCGATCGAGCCGGGCAAACAACTTCGGCCGGTTTTCGATCCATAGGCCCAGCCGCTTCGGAAGAGTGCCGCAGATCTCCTCCATGCGCGGATGCATGTACTCTGTCATGTAGACGATCTGGTCGGCTTTGGCCCCGACCTCTTTGCGAACCCGGTCGAAGCGGGATGCACGCACCTTCAGGTCGGCGACACGGATGACATCGTCATAGGCCATAGAGATCGCGACGTATTTCGCTGCCTGAACGGTGAACGCGAAGCTTTTTCCCGCGCCGCCATATCTGCGGTCGAGTTCAAGCAGACTTGCCACGCGGCTCAGATATTCGTCGCCATAGGCGGGGTCCTGAAAATCCGTCAGCTTCCTGGCGCCGGCAAAGAGCAGTGGATGCGCCTCTTCCGGAAATTCGGCGCGGATGCGGTGGACGATCCTGTCGAGAGAGGGATGTCCTGCCGTCTCGGGCAGCGCGTCGAAATGCTTGTGCGGCGTCGCCGAGACCACATCGTTGGTCCTCGCCGTTGCCCGCTCGAAGGCGGCGTTGAAAGCCTTGAGGCTTGGCTTGATGCCTTTTCCGCCGCCGCGAATGGTCGCCTCGAATGCCTCCTTGGCAAAGGGCAGCACACCGGCGGCGGCCAGCGCACCGAACATGGACGAGGAAATGACGCTGCCGTTTTTGGCCGCCAGCGTATCCATGTCGAAGGCGATAATCCGCTTGGCGGCAAAATCAGTGGCCTCGACGACGACCTCGGGATTACCGATACCGTCGCCCGGCTTCTCCTTTTCACCGACAGCCAGTGCACGATGGGTCGAGGCAATCAGCGTCGTACGATCCGGCGTCACCAGGCCGCGCAGCACCGAGCGTCCGGCTTCCATCAGTTCGGCAGCAAGCACGATATCGACATCGCCCGGCGTCGGCATCAGCGCGAAGATCGGATGACGGCCCTCGCGGGCGGGCAACAGTTCGAGATAGTAGATAGTGGCGCCGGTACGCTGGGCAACGCCGGGGACAGACGTCGTCTGTGCCATCCAGCCTTGGCTTTCCGCCAGCCCGACGATCCAGTCGGCAAGCACCCCGCCGCCCTGGCCGCCCATGGCGAGAATGGCAATCGAGATCGGCTTGTCCGTCGACAGGCGAATGGCGCCGACGGCCGTTGTAGCAACATGCTCGTTCATGGCGATCCCCTCAATCTGCAAAGACGATACGGCTTGCCTTGCGGCGCGCCTGCAGCCAGCCGATGACGGCACTGCGCATCCTGGCGAGAAAACGGTCCCAGCCGGTGGGATTGTGGATGATATCGGCACGATAGAACGACGGACAGAGGATAGCGGCCTCCGCCACCTCGCCGCAATTGCCGCAACCGACGCAACTGTTGTCGATGGCAGCGACCGGATCGTCCTTCAGCGGATCGTCGGTGTGCTTGACCGACAGCGACGGGCAGCCGGAAAGACGGATGCAGGCGTGGTCGCCGGTGCAGATGTCTTCGTCGACGCCGAAGCGCTCCTTGACCATCCGCTTGCCGTCCTTCACCGCCTTGTTGAACAAAGGCTTAACCCGGCGCTGCTTGTTGAGCATGCATTCCGACGAAGCGACGATGATCTTAGGACCCGGCTCCTTCGTCGTCAGAGCCTCGCGCAAAGTGTCGCGCATCTTGGCGACATCGTAGGTCCGATCGATCTGGCGGACCCATGTGGCGCCGATGCCCTTGACGGCATTGACGATGGAATTGTTGGTCTTGCGCCGCGGGTTTTCGGCGCGCGAGGACAGGATGTCCTGGCCGCCGGTCGCAGCCGAATAGAAATTGTCGACGACGAGAATGACGCCGTCCTGCTTGTTGAACACGGCATTGCCGACCGAGGTCGCCAGCCCGTTGTGCCAGAAACCGCCGTCGCCCATCACAGAGATCGAGCGCTTGTCGGCCTCGACATTGAAGGCCGACGCCGAGGCGGGTCCGAGACCATAGCCCATCGTCGTGCCACCGATGTTGAACGGCGGCAGGATCGAGAACAAATGACATCCAATATCCGCCGCGACATGGTGCTCGCCGAGTTCCTGCTCCACCAGCTTCATCGCCGCAAAGATCGGTCGCTCCGGACAGCCGATGCAGAAACCGGCAGGCCTCGGCGGTACGACCTCGGCCAGCGCTCTGACCTTCGGATCGTTGAGAACGGGCGACGGATCCGGCAGCGGCGGCTGGTTGCCGAGCAGCACGCGGGCATGGGTCTCGAGGAAGGTCTTGATGCCCTTCATCAGCACCTGCGTCGTATATTCGCCGCCCATCGGCAGCGTATCCTTGCCGGCGATCCGGGTCTGGATGTCGCGGCGGCGCAGGATCGTGTTTAGCGACTGCTCGATATATTCCGGCGCGCCCTCCTCGACCATCAGAACGGCCTTTTTGCTGGCGCAGAATTCGGCCAGCTGGTCGTCGATCAGCGGATAGGCGACGTTGAGCACGTATAGAGGCACGGAACAATTTCCGTAGACATCGGCGAGGCCAAGCTGCTGCAGCGAACGCATCACGCCATTATACATGCCGCCCAACAGGATGATGCCGACATCGCCTTCGCTGGGACCGAAATATTCGTTGAGCTTGCGGCGCTTGATGAACTCTACGGCAGCCGGCCAGCGTTGCTCCAGCTTCTGCTTTTCATGGACGAAGGTGGCCGGCGGCAGGACGATGCGGTTGACGTCGCGGACCGGATTTTCCAGCGCCTGGCGCAGCGTGAACTCCGGCCGCTTGTTGTTCTTTGCTTCGAACTGGCCGTGCACATGGCAGCTGCGGATACCGACCTGCAGCATCACGGGTGTATTGGACGCCTCGGAAAGCTCGAAGCCGGTTTCGACAGCATCGACGATCGACGGCAGGTTGGGGCGCGGATTAAGCAACCACATCTGCGACTTCATCGCATAGGCATGGCTGCGCTCCTGCATGATCGACGATCCCTCGCCGTAATCCTCGCCAATGATGATCAGCGCGCCGCCGGTCACGCCGCCGGACGACAGGTTGGAGAGTGCGTCCGAGGCAACATTGGTGCCGGCCGTCGACTTCCAGGTGACGGCGCCGCGCACCGGGTACATCACCGACGCCGACAGCATCGCCGCCGCCGCCGCCTCCGAGGCCGATGTCTCGAAATGGATGCCGAGATCCTCCATGACATCCTTGGCGTCGGCCAGCACGTCCATCAGATGCGAGATCGGCGAGCCCTGGTAGCCGCCGACATAGGAGACGCCGGACTGCAGCAGGGCCTTGGTAATCGCGAGAATTCCCTCGCCGCGGAAGGTGTCGCCCTCCCCCAGCTTCAGGTCCTCGACTTCGCGGGCAAAAGACCGTTCAGCCATTTCAGTTCCCCTTCGCCCTTGTCAGGCGTTTTCTTCAATCATTTGCAAAAGCATATTTTGCGCTTCGACCGACTGTCAATCAGCAAATGGCCTGAAGCCATCAACATACGTTACCGGACGCTCGTTTGATCGAAGTAGAAGCAACCTGAGCCGAATAAATATGCAAAAGCATACATTATGCTCAACTTGATTTTGCGCAGTCTCCGGCCGATTCCGGGAGATGGAGACCGACACCGCAATTTTTCTACAACGCCAGAGAATCCGCTTGCGCTTCCCGATGGTTATTTTAAGATTAAAACATTCCGATAATAAATCGCCAGCGGCAGGCCGGCCACAGGTCATCTACCGCTGAACAGGGGAACGGAGTGACCATGGACCATCTGACACGGCGCCAGGCGTTGAGCCTAGGCGCGGCTACTTTCATCACGGGCATTCTCGCTGGCCGGACGGTCGTCGAGGCGGCCGATGTGAATACGCTGACGATCGCATTCAACGTCAACCTGCCGGCCTTCGACCCGACGACAGGCCCCTCGGCCGTCAACCCGACGATCCAGGCGATCTACCGCTCGGTCTTCGACCAGTTCATCGGCCAGGGCCCGGACCTGAAGTTCCAGCCCGGCCTTCTAACGAAATGGGGTTGGAACGACGACAAGACCAAAGTCTGGATGGACGTCCGCGAGGGCGTTACCTGGCACGATGGCTCGAAGTTCACCCCTGAGGATGTCGTCTGGTCGCTGAACCGCGCGGGCGATCAGAAGGGCGGCAATCCGATCTCCTTCATCTGGTCCACCGCCACCAACTACAAGATCGAGGGCAACCGGATTACCGGGGACGTCGTTCGCTACGAGCCGACGTATTTCATGTGGATGGCCTTCCTGACAGGCTATGTCCTGCCCAAGGACTACTTCACGAAAGTCGGCCCGGAGGGGTTCGAAAAGAAGCCTATCGGTACCGGCCCGTATATGGTCGATGCCTACGAGGGCAATTCCTTCCTGCGCCTCAAGGCCAATCCGAACTATTTCGGCGGCAAGCCAGCCTTCGAGACGGTCATCTACAAATTCGTCCCGGACACGACGAGCCGCGTCGCCGAGATCGAATCCGGCTCCTCCGACGTGACACTGGAAGTGCCCTACGAGGATTTCGACCGTCTCAGGAAGAAGAAGGGCCTTGACGGCGTCGCCACGCCTGTCTCCGACATTGGCATGATCTTCATCTCGAACGTCGGCCCGATGCTCGACAAGAACGTCCGCCTCGCCGCCAACATGGCAATCGACAAGGAAGCCATCATCAAGCGTCTGTTGCGCGGCTACGGCAAACCGCTCTCGACGCTCGAGGCCCCTGAATACTCGGCTTACGATGCTGGGATCAAGACGCCTTACGATCCGGAAGGTGCCAAGAAGCTTCTGGCGGCCAGTGGCTTCTCGCCGGAAAAGCCGGTGAAGTTCGCCATCAAGACCACCCGTGGCTTCAAGCCGAAGGACTACGAGATGATCCAGGCGATCGTCGGCATGTGGCGCAAGGTAGGCATCGAGGCTGAAATCGAAGTCTACGAGATCGCCAAGCACTACGAGCTTCGCGCCGCCCACCAGCTCGGCCCTGCCGCCTTCTACAACTGGGGCAACGCCATCGGTGACCCCACGACCTCGACCGGCTTTGCCATGTACAGCAAGTCCCCGCATTCGGGCTGGAAGACGGACGATGTCGACAACCTCATCAACCCACTCTGGGGCGAGAAGGACGAAGCCAAGCGCATCGCGGGCTGGAAGGCGGTCGACAAGTATATTGCCGAAGAGGGATACGTCATCCCGCTGCTGCAATATGCCCAGCCGATCCTCTACAAATCGAGCGTCAAGGTCACCCCGAACGTCTCGGGCGCCCTACAGGCAGCGCAGGTAGCGAAGGCGTAACTCCAGGCCTGCCGCCATGCGGCGGGCTTATCTCCCCCTTGTGGGGGAGATCGCTGGAGCCGCATTGCCGCGTCAAGCGGTTGGAAATCTGTAACCCATGATAGCCGTCACCATCCTTAACCGCCTCGTCATGGCCATCGTCACACTGTTCGGCGTGGCGCTGGTCGTCTTCGTGCTTTTGCGCGTTGTCCCCGGCGATCCGATTGCAATGATGATCTCGCCAGGCGCGACACCGGCCGACATTGCCGCGATGCGCGCCCATTACGGGCTCGACGCCAGCTTGCCAGTGCAGTTTGGCCTGTGGCTGAAGGCTGTCGTGATCGGTGATTTCGGCACCTCGATCTCGCTGAAGCGCAGCGTCCTCGGCCTGCTCGGAGATCGGCTGCCGGCGACCCTCGAGCTGGCCTTTGCCGCCCTGGTGCTGGCAGTCCTGCTCGGTGGTCTCGTGGCGATTGTTGGTACACTGGTACGCCGTACAATCCTCGAGCCGATCATCGACAGCCTCAATGGGCTTTTCCTCGCCGTACCCGATTTCGTCTGGGCGCTGGCCCTTGTGCTGGTCCTCGGCGTTGCCTTTCCGCTGTTTCCGCTGTCGGGCC from Rhizobium tumorigenes harbors:
- a CDS encoding indolepyruvate ferredoxin oxidoreductase subunit alpha, with product MAERSFAREVEDLKLGEGDTFRGEGILAITKALLQSGVSYVGGYQGSPISHLMDVLADAKDVMEDLGIHFETSASEAAAAAMLSASVMYPVRGAVTWKSTAGTNVASDALSNLSSGGVTGGALIIIGEDYGEGSSIMQERSHAYAMKSQMWLLNPRPNLPSIVDAVETGFELSEASNTPVMLQVGIRSCHVHGQFEAKNNKRPEFTLRQALENPVRDVNRIVLPPATFVHEKQKLEQRWPAAVEFIKRRKLNEYFGPSEGDVGIILLGGMYNGVMRSLQQLGLADVYGNCSVPLYVLNVAYPLIDDQLAEFCASKKAVLMVEEGAPEYIEQSLNTILRRRDIQTRIAGKDTLPMGGEYTTQVLMKGIKTFLETHARVLLGNQPPLPDPSPVLNDPKVRALAEVVPPRPAGFCIGCPERPIFAAMKLVEQELGEHHVAADIGCHLFSILPPFNIGGTTMGYGLGPASASAFNVEADKRSISVMGDGGFWHNGLATSVGNAVFNKQDGVILVVDNFYSAATGGQDILSSRAENPRRKTNNSIVNAVKGIGATWVRQIDRTYDVAKMRDTLREALTTKEPGPKIIVASSECMLNKQRRVKPLFNKAVKDGKRMVKERFGVDEDICTGDHACIRLSGCPSLSVKHTDDPLKDDPVAAIDNSCVGCGNCGEVAEAAILCPSFYRADIIHNPTGWDRFLARMRSAVIGWLQARRKASRIVFAD
- a CDS encoding indolepyruvate oxidoreductase subunit beta family protein; this translates as MNEHVATTAVGAIRLSTDKPISIAILAMGGQGGGVLADWIVGLAESQGWMAQTTSVPGVAQRTGATIYYLELLPAREGRHPIFALMPTPGDVDIVLAAELMEAGRSVLRGLVTPDRTTLIASTHRALAVGEKEKPGDGIGNPEVVVEATDFAAKRIIAFDMDTLAAKNGSVISSSMFGALAAAGVLPFAKEAFEATIRGGGKGIKPSLKAFNAAFERATARTNDVVSATPHKHFDALPETAGHPSLDRIVHRIRAEFPEEAHPLLFAGARKLTDFQDPAYGDEYLSRVASLLELDRRYGGAGKSFAFTVQAAKYVAISMAYDDVIRVADLKVRASRFDRVRKEVGAKADQIVYMTEYMHPRMEEICGTLPKRLGLWIENRPKLFARLDRFVNKGRRVQTGTMFWFLSLYAVSALRGTRRGTLRHSREMAHRDAWLATATGLLAANYDLAVEVLNNRRLVKGYSDTHARGLSKFDRVMSALPLLRDREDGAAWMKRLRQAALLDESGIALDGALKTVATL
- a CDS encoding ABC transporter substrate-binding protein, producing MDHLTRRQALSLGAATFITGILAGRTVVEAADVNTLTIAFNVNLPAFDPTTGPSAVNPTIQAIYRSVFDQFIGQGPDLKFQPGLLTKWGWNDDKTKVWMDVREGVTWHDGSKFTPEDVVWSLNRAGDQKGGNPISFIWSTATNYKIEGNRITGDVVRYEPTYFMWMAFLTGYVLPKDYFTKVGPEGFEKKPIGTGPYMVDAYEGNSFLRLKANPNYFGGKPAFETVIYKFVPDTTSRVAEIESGSSDVTLEVPYEDFDRLRKKKGLDGVATPVSDIGMIFISNVGPMLDKNVRLAANMAIDKEAIIKRLLRGYGKPLSTLEAPEYSAYDAGIKTPYDPEGAKKLLAASGFSPEKPVKFAIKTTRGFKPKDYEMIQAIVGMWRKVGIEAEIEVYEIAKHYELRAAHQLGPAAFYNWGNAIGDPTTSTGFAMYSKSPHSGWKTDDVDNLINPLWGEKDEAKRIAGWKAVDKYIAEEGYVIPLLQYAQPILYKSSVKVTPNVSGALQAAQVAKA